The DNA segment GCTGGAGGAATCCCCTTGCTGCTGGCTATCGTGATTTACGTGGCCACGCTGGTCGCGGTGGTTTGGCGCCCGCGCGGGCTTGGCATTGGCTGGGGCGCGCTGGGCGGGGCCGCCATGGCCCTGGCGGCAGGGGTCGTGCACCTTTCCGACGTCCCCGTCGTCTGGGGGATCATCTGGAACGCGACCCTTACCCTCGTAGCGATCATCATCATCTCGTTCATTCTCGACGAGGTGGGCTTCTTCGAGTGGGCCGCCCTTCACGTGGCCCGCTGGGGACGAGGACGCGGGCGGGAGCTCTTCCCACTCATCGTCCTCCTGGGGGCAGCCACCACGGCCGTCTTCTCCAACGACGGAGCGGCGCTCATCCTGACCCCGATCGTGATGGAGATGATGCTGGCGCTGGGCTTCGGCGCGGGCGCGAGCCTGGCCTTCGTCATGGCCACCGGGTTCGTGGCCGACGCGACCAGCCTTCCGTTCGTAGTCTCGAACCTGGTCAACATCGTCATCGCCGACTTCTTTGGAATCGACTTCGACCAGTACGCCCGCGTCATGCTCCCGGTGGGGGTGGCCGCGCTGGCTGCGACCCTGCTCGTGCTCTACGCCAACTTCCGCCGCGAGATCCCGCCAGAGTACGACCTCCTCGCCCTGAAACGCCCCGAAGACGCGATCAGGGATCCTCTCACCTTCCGATGGGGTTGGGCGGTGCTCGCCCTCCTGGTGGCCGGCTACTTCGGGTCGGGTCCCCTGGGCGTTCCGGTCTCTGTGGTGGCAGGCGCGGGGGCAGCTGTGCTGGCCGCGGTCGCTGGACGCTGGTGGCGTCCGGCCACCGCCCATGCCGAGACGGGGTCGGTGGCCCCGCTCGACCGTCCCGTGGTCCATCTGGGCCGGGTGGTTCGAGGGGCTCCCTGGCAGATCGTCTTCTTCAGCCTCGGCATGTACCTGGTGGTCTTCGGTCTCCGGAACGCGGGGTTGACGTCCATGCTGGCCGATCTCCTCGGGTGGTTCGCCGAGAAGGGCTCCACCACGGCGGCGGTGGGCACGGGCTTCGTGGTGGCTGTGCTCTCGGCGACGATGAACAACCTACCCACGACGCTGGTGGGGGCGCTCTCGGTGGCCGAGGTAGAGGGGGTCACCGAGGCGGTGAACCAGACGATGGTCTACGCGACG comes from the Limnochorda pilosa genome and includes:
- a CDS encoding arsenic transporter translates to MLLAIVIYVATLVAVVWRPRGLGIGWGALGGAAMALAAGVVHLSDVPVVWGIIWNATLTLVAIIIISFILDEVGFFEWAALHVARWGRGRGRELFPLIVLLGAATTAVFSNDGAALILTPIVMEMMLALGFGAGASLAFVMATGFVADATSLPFVVSNLVNIVIADFFGIDFDQYARVMLPVGVAALAATLLVLYANFRREIPPEYDLLALKRPEDAIRDPLTFRWGWAVLALLVAGYFGSGPLGVPVSVVAGAGAAVLAAVAGRWWRPATAHAETGSVAPLDRPVVHLGRVVRGAPWQIVFFSLGMYLVVFGLRNAGLTSMLADLLGWFAEKGSTTAAVGTGFVVAVLSATMNNLPTTLVGALSVAEVEGVTEAVNQTMVYATVIGADLGPKMTPIGSLATLLWLHVLARKGMRVGWGTYLRIGVVLTLPVLLLALLALDGWLRVTG